The following coding sequences are from one Mycolicibacterium aichiense window:
- the car gene encoding carboxylic acid reductase — protein sequence MPTDTREARFEQRVADLYATDPQFAAAAPDPQVTAAASQPGLPLSAVITTVFNGYADRPAVGQRAVRFVEDPHTRRTTAELTEAFDTITYRQLWDRVQAVVGAWSADPVTVGDRVAILGFTSVDYTTIDLALTQLGAVSVPLQTSAGAAALTPIIAETEPVVVASSIDNLDDAVELVLAGPAPKRLVVFDFRPEVDDQRDALAAARERLTGTDVAVATIADEIARGADGSAVPAGDAGEDPLALLIYTSGSTGAPKGAMYPASKVADMWLAAAAHWDDKQGAYPSIVLSFMPMSHVMGRGALYGALSTGGTVYFAARPDLSTFLDDLALTRPTQLNLVPRVWDMIHQEVQSDIDRRAGEATEAEVLADNRASLLGDRFVSALTGSAPIAPELKEWVEKFLDMHLVEGYGSTEAGAVFVDGMVRRPPVTDYKLVDVPELGYFGTDLPHPRGELLVKSTQLFPGYYKRPEVTAAMFDEDGFYRTGDIVAETAPDHLQYVDRRNNVLKLSQGEFVTVSKLEAAFGRSPLVHQIYLYGNSARPYLLAVVVPTAEAAAGHDAAELKALIADSLQDAARSAHLQSYEIPRDFLVETTPFTVENGLLTGIRKLAWPRLKERYGSALEQLYVDLAEGQADELRALRQSGADAPALVTITRAAGALLGAAAADLQPDAHFTDLGGDSLSALTFANLLNEIFGIEVPVGVIVSPANDLQAIARYIDSERNSGSKRPTFASVHGAGATEAHARDLTLDRFIDAATLAAAPQLPGPAKEIRTVLLTGATGFLGRYLALEWLERMDLVDGTVICLVRAKDDDSARARLDATFDSGDPKLLAHYRTLAAEHLEVIAGDKGEENLGLDGATWQRLADTVDLIVDPAALVNHVLPYRELFGPNAVGTAELIRIALTTKLKPFVYVSTIGVGAGIAPGRFVEDGDIREISATRAVDDSYANGYGNSKWAGEVLLREANDLCGLPVSVFRCDMILADTTYGGQLNLPDMFTRMMLSLVATGIAPASFYELDADGNRQRAHYDGLPVEFIAEAISTLGAHVTQGFETYHVMNPYDDGLGLDEFVDWLIDAGYPIQRIAEYGSWLQRFETAMRALPDRQRQYSLLPLLHNYQHPERPIRGSIAPTERFRAAVQEAKIGPDKDIPHVSAEVIVKYISDLQLLGLL from the coding sequence ATGCCGACTGATACTCGCGAAGCCCGGTTTGAGCAGCGCGTTGCCGATCTGTACGCCACCGACCCGCAGTTCGCCGCGGCCGCACCCGACCCGCAGGTGACCGCCGCCGCCAGCCAACCCGGCCTGCCCCTGTCCGCCGTCATCACCACGGTGTTCAACGGCTACGCCGACCGCCCCGCAGTGGGCCAGCGGGCGGTGCGGTTTGTCGAGGATCCGCATACCCGACGCACTACCGCCGAACTGACGGAGGCGTTCGACACCATCACCTATCGCCAGCTGTGGGATCGGGTGCAGGCCGTCGTCGGCGCCTGGTCCGCTGACCCCGTCACCGTGGGCGACCGCGTGGCCATCCTTGGGTTCACCAGCGTTGACTACACGACCATCGACCTCGCGCTGACGCAGCTGGGCGCGGTATCCGTACCGCTGCAGACCAGCGCGGGCGCGGCCGCGCTGACGCCGATCATCGCCGAGACCGAACCCGTCGTGGTCGCATCGAGCATCGACAACCTGGATGACGCGGTCGAGCTCGTTCTCGCGGGACCGGCACCGAAACGGCTCGTGGTCTTCGATTTTCGGCCAGAGGTCGACGATCAGCGAGACGCGTTGGCTGCCGCACGGGAACGGCTGACCGGGACCGATGTTGCCGTCGCCACCATCGCCGACGAGATCGCCCGTGGCGCCGATGGATCCGCGGTCCCCGCCGGTGATGCCGGCGAAGACCCGCTGGCACTGCTGATCTACACCTCCGGAAGTACCGGAGCCCCTAAGGGTGCGATGTACCCGGCGTCCAAGGTCGCCGACATGTGGCTGGCCGCCGCGGCGCATTGGGACGACAAGCAGGGCGCGTACCCGTCGATCGTGCTGAGCTTCATGCCGATGAGCCACGTGATGGGCCGCGGCGCGCTGTACGGAGCGTTGAGCACCGGCGGCACAGTCTATTTCGCCGCCCGGCCCGACCTGTCGACGTTCCTCGACGACCTGGCTTTGACCCGCCCGACACAGCTGAACCTGGTTCCCCGGGTGTGGGACATGATCCATCAGGAAGTGCAAAGCGACATCGACCGCCGCGCGGGCGAGGCCACCGAGGCCGAGGTACTGGCGGACAACCGCGCGAGCCTGCTGGGTGACCGGTTCGTCTCCGCGCTCACCGGCTCGGCACCGATCGCGCCGGAACTCAAGGAGTGGGTCGAGAAGTTCCTCGACATGCACCTGGTGGAAGGCTACGGCTCCACCGAGGCCGGCGCGGTGTTCGTCGACGGTATGGTCCGGCGCCCGCCGGTGACCGACTACAAGCTCGTCGACGTGCCCGAACTGGGATACTTCGGGACCGATCTGCCGCATCCGCGCGGTGAGCTGTTGGTGAAGTCGACGCAGCTGTTCCCGGGCTATTACAAGCGCCCGGAGGTCACGGCCGCGATGTTCGACGAGGACGGCTTCTACCGCACCGGCGACATCGTCGCCGAGACCGCGCCCGACCATCTGCAATATGTGGACCGGCGCAACAACGTGCTCAAGCTGTCTCAGGGCGAGTTCGTCACGGTCTCCAAGTTGGAAGCCGCATTCGGGCGCAGCCCGCTGGTGCACCAGATCTACCTGTACGGCAACAGCGCCCGGCCCTACCTGCTGGCGGTGGTCGTGCCGACCGCCGAAGCCGCGGCCGGTCATGACGCGGCCGAACTCAAGGCGCTGATCGCGGACTCGCTGCAGGACGCGGCGCGCAGCGCACATCTGCAGTCCTACGAGATCCCGCGCGACTTCCTGGTCGAGACAACGCCTTTCACCGTAGAGAACGGTCTGCTGACGGGCATCCGCAAGCTGGCCTGGCCGCGGCTGAAGGAGCGCTACGGTTCTGCCCTCGAACAGCTCTATGTCGACCTGGCCGAAGGGCAGGCCGACGAGTTGCGGGCGCTGCGCCAGAGCGGTGCCGATGCCCCCGCGCTGGTGACCATCACCCGCGCCGCGGGCGCGCTGCTGGGGGCCGCCGCTGCGGACCTGCAGCCCGATGCCCACTTCACCGACCTCGGCGGAGACTCGCTGTCGGCGTTGACATTCGCCAACCTGCTCAACGAGATCTTCGGCATCGAGGTGCCGGTGGGCGTGATCGTCAGCCCGGCCAACGACCTGCAGGCCATCGCACGCTACATCGACAGTGAGCGCAACTCGGGCAGCAAGCGCCCGACGTTCGCCTCGGTCCACGGTGCCGGCGCCACCGAAGCGCATGCCCGTGATCTGACGCTGGACCGGTTCATCGACGCCGCCACCCTGGCCGCAGCACCGCAGCTGCCCGGCCCGGCGAAGGAGATCCGCACCGTACTGCTCACCGGCGCAACCGGATTCCTGGGTCGCTACCTGGCGCTGGAGTGGCTCGAGCGGATGGACCTGGTCGACGGCACGGTGATCTGCCTGGTCCGCGCCAAGGATGACGATTCCGCGCGCGCCCGCCTCGATGCCACGTTCGACAGCGGCGACCCCAAGCTTCTGGCGCATTACCGGACGCTGGCCGCCGAGCACCTCGAGGTCATCGCCGGCGACAAGGGCGAGGAGAACCTCGGCCTCGACGGCGCAACGTGGCAGCGACTGGCCGACACCGTCGACCTGATCGTCGACCCGGCCGCACTGGTCAACCACGTGCTGCCCTACCGGGAGTTGTTCGGGCCCAACGCTGTCGGTACCGCTGAGCTCATCCGGATCGCACTGACCACCAAGCTGAAGCCGTTCGTCTATGTGTCGACGATCGGTGTCGGTGCCGGGATCGCGCCGGGACGGTTCGTCGAGGACGGCGACATCCGCGAGATCAGCGCGACCCGGGCGGTCGACGACTCGTACGCCAACGGGTACGGCAACAGCAAGTGGGCCGGCGAGGTGCTGCTGCGCGAGGCCAACGACCTGTGCGGCCTTCCGGTCTCGGTGTTCCGCTGCGACATGATCCTCGCCGACACCACCTATGGCGGTCAGCTCAACCTGCCCGACATGTTCACCAGGATGATGCTGAGCCTGGTGGCAACCGGCATCGCCCCGGCGTCGTTCTACGAACTCGACGCCGACGGCAACCGGCAGCGCGCGCACTACGACGGCCTGCCGGTGGAGTTCATCGCCGAGGCGATCTCGACGCTGGGCGCTCATGTGACTCAGGGGTTCGAGACCTATCACGTCATGAATCCCTACGATGACGGCCTCGGGCTCGACGAGTTCGTCGACTGGCTGATCGACGCCGGCTACCCGATCCAGCGGATCGCGGAGTACGGCAGCTGGTTGCAGCGGTTCGAAACCGCGATGCGGGCACTGCCCGACCGGCAGCGTCAGTACTCGCTGCTGCCGCTGCTGCACAACTACCAGCACCCGGAGCGGCCGATCCGCGGATCGATCGCGCCGACCGAGCGGTTCCGCGCCGCGGTGCAGGAGGCGAAGATCGGTCCCGATAAGGACATTCCGCACGTCTCGGCGGAGGTCATCGTCAAGTACATCAGCGATTTGCAGCTGCTGGGCCTGCTGTAG
- the ruvB gene encoding Holliday junction branch migration DNA helicase RuvB translates to MSRFDDEDDEAADRDVSPALTVGEGDVDASLRPRSLGEFIGQPRVREQLQLVLEGAKNRGGTPDHILLSGPPGLGKTSLAMIIAAELGSALRVTSGPALERAGDLAAMLSNLVEGDVLFIDEIHRIARPAEEMLYLAMEDFRVDVVVGKGPGATSIPLEVAPFTLVGATTRSGALTGPLRDRFGFTAHMDFYEPAELERVLARSAGILGIELGSEAGSEIARRSRGTPRIANRLLRRVRDYAEVRADGVITRDIAKAALAVYDVDELGLDRLDRAVLSALTRSFGGGPVGVSTLAVAVGEEATTVEEVCEPFLVRAGMIARTPRGRVATPLAWTHLGMVAPPRASGLGQSGLFE, encoded by the coding sequence GTGAGCAGGTTCGACGACGAGGACGACGAGGCAGCCGACCGCGACGTGTCGCCGGCGCTGACCGTCGGCGAAGGAGATGTCGACGCCAGCCTGCGGCCCCGGTCGCTGGGCGAGTTCATCGGTCAGCCGCGGGTGCGCGAGCAGCTGCAGCTGGTCCTCGAAGGTGCCAAGAACCGCGGCGGCACCCCGGACCACATCCTGCTGTCCGGGCCGCCAGGGCTGGGCAAGACGTCGCTGGCGATGATCATCGCCGCCGAACTGGGCTCCGCGTTGCGGGTGACGTCCGGGCCGGCCCTGGAACGCGCCGGTGACCTCGCCGCGATGCTGTCCAACCTGGTCGAGGGCGACGTGCTGTTCATCGACGAGATTCATCGCATCGCCCGCCCCGCCGAGGAGATGCTGTACCTGGCGATGGAGGACTTCCGGGTCGACGTCGTCGTCGGGAAAGGCCCTGGGGCGACGTCGATTCCGTTGGAGGTTGCGCCGTTCACCCTGGTCGGCGCGACCACCCGCTCCGGTGCGCTGACCGGACCGTTGCGAGATCGCTTCGGCTTCACCGCTCACATGGATTTCTACGAACCGGCGGAACTGGAACGGGTATTGGCCCGCTCGGCCGGAATCCTCGGCATCGAACTGGGTTCCGAGGCCGGTTCCGAGATCGCTCGTCGCTCGCGGGGGACACCCCGGATCGCCAACCGCCTGCTCCGGCGGGTGCGCGACTACGCCGAGGTGCGCGCCGACGGGGTGATCACCCGCGACATCGCCAAGGCCGCGCTGGCCGTCTATGACGTCGATGAGCTCGGACTGGATCGGCTGGACCGAGCTGTGCTCTCGGCGCTCACCCGGAGCTTCGGCGGCGGACCGGTAGGGGTGTCCACTCTGGCCGTCGCGGTGGGGGAGGAAGCCACCACGGTCGAAGAGGTATGCGAGCCGTTCCTGGTCCGGGCCGGGATGATCGCGCGGACTCCCCGTGGGCGGGTGGCGACGCCGCTGGCCTGGACCCACCTCGGTATGGTTGCACCGCCGCGGGCCAGCGGGCTCGGTCAGTCCGGCCTGTTCGAGTGA
- the ruvC gene encoding crossover junction endodeoxyribonuclease RuvC, with product MRVMGVDPGLTRCGLSMIESRGGRQVIALDVDVVRTPSDEPLQRRLLTISDTVDHWMDTHLPDVIAIERVFANQNANTAMGTAQAGGVIALAAARRGIDVHFHTPSEVKAAVTGNGRADKAQVTTMVTRILQLQQKPTPADAADALALAICHCWRAPMIARMAQAEAMAAEQKRAYQARLKSARTLKAAK from the coding sequence GTGCGGGTGATGGGAGTCGACCCTGGGTTGACGCGCTGCGGGCTCTCGATGATCGAGAGTCGGGGTGGTCGCCAGGTCATCGCGCTGGACGTCGACGTGGTGCGCACGCCGTCCGACGAGCCCTTGCAGCGTCGGCTGCTGACCATCAGCGATACCGTCGACCACTGGATGGACACCCACCTGCCCGATGTGATCGCGATCGAGCGAGTGTTCGCCAACCAGAACGCCAACACCGCGATGGGCACCGCGCAGGCGGGCGGTGTGATCGCACTGGCCGCCGCCCGCCGCGGCATCGACGTGCATTTCCACACCCCCAGTGAGGTCAAGGCAGCCGTCACCGGGAACGGGCGTGCCGATAAGGCGCAGGTGACCACCATGGTCACCCGCATCCTGCAGTTGCAGCAGAAACCGACCCCGGCGGACGCCGCCGACGCACTGGCCCTGGCGATCTGCCACTGCTGGCGCGCCCCGATGATCGCCCGCATGGCGCAGGCCGAGGCCATGGCGGCCGAGCAGAAGCGGGCCTACCAGGCCCGGCTGAAGTCGGCGCGCACCCTCAAGGCCGCCAAGTGA
- a CDS encoding cupin domain-containing protein gives MGGSDAFHPDLSGTEPVRNRVRHIRAGDLDGGTGQTDGMQRFAAISGASVGSDKLWMGETHVGPGVASANHHHGESETAIFVRSGHPQFVFHDGVGEVRISTEPGDYIFVPPHLPHREENPDPDEPAVVVISRSTQEAIVVNLERLYPL, from the coding sequence ATGGGCGGTTCCGACGCATTCCATCCCGACTTGTCCGGCACCGAACCGGTGCGCAATCGGGTGCGCCACATCCGGGCCGGCGACCTCGACGGCGGCACCGGTCAGACCGACGGCATGCAGCGCTTCGCCGCGATCAGCGGCGCGTCGGTCGGGTCGGACAAGCTGTGGATGGGTGAGACCCACGTCGGGCCCGGCGTGGCGTCGGCCAACCATCACCACGGGGAGTCGGAGACCGCGATCTTCGTGCGCAGCGGCCACCCGCAGTTCGTCTTCCACGACGGTGTGGGCGAAGTGCGGATCAGTACCGAGCCGGGCGACTACATCTTCGTGCCGCCGCATCTGCCGCACCGCGAGGAGAACCCCGACCCGGATGAGCCGGCCGTCGTCGTGATCTCGCGCAGCACGCAGGAGGCCATCGTGGTCAATCTGGAGCGGCTGTATCCACTGTGA
- the ruvA gene encoding Holliday junction branch migration protein RuvA, with protein MIASVRGEVLDIALDHVVIEAAGVGYKVMATPSTLATLRRGSEARLITAMIVREDSQTLYGFADSDARDLFSTLLGVSGVGPKIALATLAVYDATALRQALADGDVTALTRVPGIGKRGAERMVLELRDKIGAVAGGAGVTTATGHAVRTPVVEALVGLGFALKQAEEATDKVLAADSEANTSTALRAALSLLGKTK; from the coding sequence GTGATCGCCTCGGTACGCGGCGAAGTCCTCGACATCGCCCTCGATCACGTCGTGATCGAGGCCGCCGGCGTCGGCTACAAGGTGATGGCCACGCCGTCGACGCTCGCGACGCTGCGGCGCGGCAGCGAGGCCCGGCTGATCACCGCGATGATCGTCCGTGAGGACTCCCAAACCCTGTACGGGTTCGCCGACTCCGATGCCCGCGACCTGTTCTCGACCCTCCTCGGGGTCTCCGGTGTCGGCCCCAAGATCGCGCTGGCGACACTGGCCGTCTATGACGCAACCGCGTTGCGTCAGGCCCTGGCCGACGGCGACGTGACGGCCCTGACCCGGGTGCCCGGTATCGGCAAACGTGGTGCCGAACGTATGGTGCTGGAATTGCGGGACAAGATCGGCGCGGTCGCCGGTGGTGCGGGCGTTACCACGGCGACCGGTCACGCGGTGCGCACTCCCGTGGTGGAAGCCCTTGTCGGGCTTGGCTTTGCGCTCAAGCAGGCCGAGGAGGCCACCGACAAGGTGCTCGCGGCCGACAGCGAGGCCAACACCTCAACGGCATTGCGGGCCGCGCTGTCGCTACTAGGGAAGACCAAGTGA
- a CDS encoding DUF1304 domain-containing protein, whose amino-acid sequence MVIAAVIFAGLAALLHVYIFTMESLTWTSPRTRKTFGTTAEEAETTKLMALNQGFYNLFLAIVTIVGVVAIMLGHMGIGAALVFAGVGSMLAAAAVLLASAPDKARAAVSQGAFPLIAVVLLVIALV is encoded by the coding sequence ATGGTCATCGCCGCCGTGATTTTCGCCGGCCTCGCCGCGCTGCTGCACGTCTACATCTTCACGATGGAGTCGCTGACGTGGACGTCGCCGCGTACCCGCAAGACCTTCGGTACCACCGCCGAGGAAGCCGAGACCACCAAACTGATGGCGCTCAACCAGGGCTTCTACAATCTGTTCCTGGCGATCGTCACCATCGTGGGTGTCGTCGCAATCATGTTGGGGCACATGGGGATCGGTGCTGCTCTGGTGTTCGCGGGTGTCGGTTCGATGCTCGCCGCCGCGGCAGTGCTGCTGGCGTCCGCGCCGGACAAGGCGCGGGCCGCGGTGAGCCAGGGGGCGTTCCCGCTGATCGCGGTCGTGCTGTTGGTGATCGCCCTCGTCTGA
- a CDS encoding TetR/AcrR family transcriptional regulator, protein MSLDDVTENPGRPRAGRPRSEQSRSAVVRATSELLHEFGLRAMTTEQIAARSGASKATIYKWWPNKYGVAIDAFLSELQADSPDPDTGSARTDFTVWLRGLCRFYSGPSGRVFAQLFGEAQFDPEIATALRDGLVRSRRAALESIWERGVARGELRGDIAAGVAIDLIIGPALYRLMAGHGELDDDAADAIVDAALRGLSR, encoded by the coding sequence GTGAGCCTCGACGATGTCACCGAAAACCCCGGACGGCCGAGGGCCGGACGGCCGCGCAGTGAGCAGTCCCGCTCGGCAGTCGTCCGCGCGACGTCGGAGTTGCTGCACGAGTTCGGTCTGCGGGCAATGACCACCGAACAGATAGCGGCCCGCAGCGGCGCCAGTAAGGCCACCATCTACAAGTGGTGGCCCAACAAGTACGGCGTGGCGATCGACGCGTTCCTCTCTGAGCTGCAGGCCGACTCCCCCGACCCCGACACCGGCTCGGCCCGAACGGATTTCACGGTCTGGCTGCGCGGACTGTGCCGGTTCTACTCCGGCCCCAGCGGGCGGGTGTTCGCGCAACTGTTCGGGGAAGCGCAATTCGACCCCGAGATCGCGACAGCGCTGCGTGACGGTCTGGTCCGCTCGCGCCGTGCCGCGCTCGAATCCATCTGGGAGCGCGGGGTGGCCCGCGGCGAACTACGCGGCGACATCGCTGCCGGGGTCGCGATCGACCTGATCATCGGACCCGCCCTGTACCGGTTGATGGCCGGCCACGGGGAACTGGATGACGACGCCGCCGACGCGATCGTCGACGCGGCGTTGCGCGGCCTGTCCCGGTGA
- a CDS encoding sensor domain-containing diguanylate cyclase: MAAWVRKWWHQPGQYDWLSDYLAVRHLQRFSRILIASVVIVLGTIPLVMLFSPSGPQGEAHRTAAIVMSALSFGGASSWLAGWPSRRQSALFAVGANAGVTLAVVIAGTPATGLLACATFAPIAGYVGLYHSGRLLAATLANAIITTLLAGARIAAAGDTAMAVGHVLGVLIAVLAVPFGSQLLLHLLSLDARMSSTDPLTGLRNRRGYDESALALIAAADRPQSQWLAVILIDLDGFKQINDAHGHGYGDTVLVAVADNLRRASAMKSVVARLGGEEFLIAELIEPDDAAGTAERFRTAVAAAGEVTASVGVASVALTEIGSAATTALTELVNAADAAMYDAKRAGGNQTRHRAKSST; this comes from the coding sequence ATGGCCGCGTGGGTCCGGAAATGGTGGCACCAACCGGGCCAGTACGACTGGTTGTCCGACTACCTCGCGGTGCGCCACCTGCAGCGCTTCAGCCGAATACTCATCGCATCGGTCGTCATCGTGCTTGGGACGATCCCCCTGGTGATGTTGTTCAGCCCGTCCGGTCCGCAGGGTGAAGCCCACCGGACTGCTGCGATCGTCATGTCGGCGCTGTCGTTCGGTGGCGCTTCGTCCTGGTTGGCCGGCTGGCCCAGCCGACGGCAATCCGCGCTGTTCGCCGTCGGCGCCAACGCCGGCGTGACGCTTGCGGTCGTGATCGCCGGAACGCCGGCGACGGGCTTGTTGGCGTGCGCCACCTTCGCCCCGATCGCGGGGTACGTGGGCTTGTATCACTCCGGCCGGCTGCTGGCGGCGACGCTGGCCAACGCCATCATCACCACCCTCCTGGCCGGGGCGCGGATCGCCGCGGCAGGCGATACCGCGATGGCTGTCGGGCATGTGCTGGGCGTGCTGATCGCCGTGCTCGCCGTCCCGTTCGGAAGCCAGTTGCTCCTACATCTGCTGAGCCTCGACGCAAGGATGTCCAGCACCGATCCGCTCACCGGACTGCGCAACCGCCGCGGCTACGACGAGTCGGCGCTGGCACTGATCGCCGCGGCGGACCGGCCGCAGTCACAGTGGCTGGCCGTGATCCTGATCGATCTCGACGGCTTCAAACAGATCAACGATGCCCACGGCCACGGCTACGGCGACACGGTCCTGGTCGCGGTGGCAGACAACCTGCGCCGGGCCAGCGCCATGAAGTCGGTGGTGGCCCGTCTGGGCGGCGAGGAGTTCCTGATCGCCGAACTGATCGAGCCCGACGATGCCGCGGGCACCGCCGAACGATTCCGCACCGCCGTCGCGGCCGCCGGCGAGGTGACCGCCAGCGTCGGTGTCGCATCGGTGGCGCTGACCGAGATTGGCAGCGCCGCGACGACGGCGCTCACCGAACTGGTGAACGCGGCCGATGCCGCTATGTATGACGCCAAGCGTGCGGGCGGAAACCAAACCCGTCACCGGGCCAAGAGCAGCACGTAG